The genomic region GCATGGCCGCCGGGGAGCTGGGGCGGCTGGAGTCGTTGCTCGTCTACTATTCGCGGGGCTTCCGGCACAACGCCTCGCACTACCTGGACCTGCTCTTGTGGTGGCTGGGCGAACCCGAGCGCGTGCGTATGGACGGCAAGAGGCCCGGCATCACCCCGGAGGACCCCACCGTGAGCGTGACCCTGGCCTATGCCGACGGCCTTGAGGCGCGCCTGGTGGGCCTCTCGGACGGGGTCTTGCGCATCAACGAAATCGACGTCATCGGCACGCGCGGCCGCCTGACCCTGGACACCCTGGGCGCGCTGACGCATTATTCCCCGGCCGCGCTTCCGGACTACCCGGGCCTGACGGCCTTCACCCCGGACGCGCCCCGGCAGGTGGCGCTGGACCAGGCCCTGCCCAACGCGGCGGCCCACCTGGCCGATGTGCTCGACGGCGCGGCCCTGCCCGTTTCCACCGGTCGCGACAGCCTGGCCCTGCACCGCCTCATGGACCGCATTCTCATGGAGGACACGCAATGACGCTCGCGCTTTTCGGCGGCGAAAGGACCATCGCCCGCCCCTTCTCCACATACAACAGCATCGGCAAGGCCGAGGAGGACGCCGCCCTGCGGGTCATCCGTTCGGGCACGCTCTCCGGCTACCTGGGCTCCTGGAACGAACGCTTCTACGGCGGGCCGGAGGTGCTCGCCTTCGAGACCGCCTTCGCAAAACTCTTCGGAATCAAGCACGCCGTGGCCTTCAACTCCCTGTCCTCCGGGCTCATGGCCTCGGTGGGGGCGCTGGGCATAGCGCCCGGCGACGAGGTCATCGTCAGCCCCTGGACCATGTCGGCCACGGCCACGGCCATCCTGGTGTGGAACGCCATTCCCGTGTTCGCGGACATCGAGCCCGAGACCTTCAACCTGGACCCGGCCTCGGTGGAAGCCAACATCACCCCGCGCACCAAGGCCGTCATCGTCACCGACATCTTCGGCCACGCGGCCCGGCTGGACGAGCTTGCGGCCATCTGCGCCCGCCACGGGCTGAAGCTCGTGGAGGACGCGGCCCAGGCCCCCTACGCCAAATGCCCGCAAGGCTTCGCTGGCTGCGTGGCCGACGTGGGCGGCTTCAGCCTCAACTGCCACAAGCTCATCCAGACCGGAGAGGGCGGGGTCATGGTCACGGCCGACGACCGCATAGCCGAGCGGATGCGCCTCATCCGCAACCACGGCGAGGCCGTGATCGGCCCCAAGGGCGAGAACGACATCGCCAACATCATCGGCTACAACCTGCGCTACGGCGAGATCGAAGCCGCCATGGCCGCCGAGCAGCTGAAGCGCCTGCCGGGCCTTGCGGCCATGCGCCAGGCCACGGGCGAGCGGCTTTCGCGCGGGCTCGCCGGACTGGAGGGCCTCGCCACGCCGGTCATCCGGCCGGGCTGCACCCACGTGTTCTACATCTACGCCCCACGCCTGGACGAAAAGGCCATCGGCGTGGAGCGCGGGCTGATCCTCGACGCCCTGCGCGCAGAGGGCGTGCCCCACATCTCGCCGGGCTACCAGCTGCTGCACCTGCTGCCCATCTACCAGCGGCGCACGGCCCACGGCAGCCGCGGCTTCCCCTGGAGCGCGGACTTCTACCACGGCCACGCGCGCTACGACGAGGGCATCTGCCCCGTGGCCGAGCGGCTGCACAAGCACGAACTGCTGGCGCTGGAACTTGGCCCCCACGACTACACCGACGAGGAGGCCGATCTGGTCATCGCCGCCTTCCGCAAGGTGTGGGCCAACCTGGACGAACTGCGCGCCAGGGCCAGGGCCGGAGCAGGAAAATGAGCGCCGACGCCACGCTGCGCACGCCGCTGCTGACCCTTGAGCCCTTCGGGCCGAAACATCTGGGCCAGCGCTACGTGTCGTGGCTCAACGACCCGGAGGTGGTGCGCCACAGCGAGCAGCGCCACCGCGCGCACAGCCTGGAGTCCTGCCGGGCCTACGCGGAATCCTTCGCGGGCTCGCCCAGCGGCCTTTGGGCCATGCTTACGCGGCAGGGCGGGCACGTGGGCAATGTCACCGCCACGGTGGACGCCCCCAACGCCGTGGCCGAACTGGGCATCCTCATCGGCGAACGCGGGCACTGGGGCCGCGACCTGGCCACCCAGGCCTGGACCGCCCTGGCCGACCACCTGTTCCGCGCGCGCGGCCTGCGCAAGATAGAGGCCGGGGCCATGGAGGAGAACGCCGCCATGCTGCGCGTGGCCCACAAGCTCGGCATGACGCCCGACGGCCGCCGCGCCCGGCGCTTTGTGCTGGACGGCCGCGAGGTGGACGCCGTCTTCTTCGCCCTGTTCCGCGAGGACTGGCTTGCCCGCCACCCCCTGCCGCCCTATGGGCCAAACGGAGAGGAGCGCTAGCCCATGGACGCCAGCCACGCCGCCGCGTTCCGCGCCTTTGGCGCGCGGGCCAACCTGCTGGCCGTGCTCGACCACTCCGGGAGGGCTGGCAACGGCTTCGTCATGGCCAGCTTCGACCAGCATCCGCAAGTGCTGGGCTGTCACTGGGCGCACTACCTGTATTCCTACCTGCTCTCCGAGTTCGGCGACAGCCCGGAAATAGGGGCTGAGCGGGCGCGGGCGTTCATTCTTTCGCGCACCAAGTTCGGGCTGACCATGCAGCCCATGGACGCGGAACAGCGCGCCTTTGTCCGGCGCATCGGCGGCGATCCCGACGTTCCCCTGGACCGCGAGGCCGGGCTGCGCGCCTTCACGGAACTCCTTTCGGCGGGGCCGACCATCTCCCGGCGCGACCTGGTGCTGGCCGCCTACTACGCCTTCGCCGTCGCCGCTGGGCGCGACACCTCCCAGACGGCCTACATCCTCACCTCCGACGCGGTGAGCCTGCGCGCGGAGCCGCGGGCTAGGCCCTTCAGCGGGCGCATTGCACGGGAAATGCTGCGGGACTTCCCGCAGGCGCGGTTCATCAGCCTTGTGCGCGACCCGCGCGCGGTGTTCGCCTCCAACCGCCACCAGTTCGTCAACGTCAACGGCAACATGCACGGACTGGCCCCCGGCAGCCTTTGCGCACGTCTGGCGGAGCTCGCCAGCGGCGAACCCAGCACCGAGGGCTGCGTGTTCCTGCACTGGATCGTGTACTGCGCATCCGCCGCCAAGACCGTGTACGCGCTCAAAACCGAATTCGCGCCGCATTTCGTCACCCTGCGCAACGAGGATCTGAACCTGGACTTCGCGCCCACCCTGCGCGGCCTGTGCCGCTGGCTGGGGGTGGACTTCCACCGGCCCTGGGCCGAGCCGGACTTCACGCCCACCAGCCTGGGCAGCCCCTGGCGCGGGGCCGGCGCCTACAGCAACACGTACCAGACCAACGCCCACGGTCCGCTCAAGAACGATCCGGACAACGTGTCGCGCAAGGTCACCGGGCCCAACGCCTACGTCACCCAGCGCTGGCGCTCGCGCCTTTCGGACAGCGAAACCGCCGTCATCGAAGCCCTTTTCGCCGACGAGATGCGCGACCTGGGCTATGCGCCCCTGCACGCCGACCCCCGGCGCGGCCTCGCCGCCCGGCTGTGGCGGCCCTTCACCGGGGAACTGCCCGCGCCCGCCTGGCTGGCGGATGGCACGCGCCTGGGCTGGCGCGAGCTTAGCCGGCGGCTCTTTTATGCCCTGGCCCTGCCGCCCTTCTACGCGCTGTCCAGGCTGGCGCTTATGAGCTTCATCCGGCGCGGCTATTTCGACAATCCCGGCTTCCGCACCCTTCCCGGCCCGGCAGGCTGGCCCCGCGCCGAAAACAGCCAAGGCCCGGACGCATGATCGCGCACGCCGTCCTCTTCCACGGCACGGACCTCGCCGGGCCGGGACAGCAGCGCCTCCTGGAGGACGCAGCCCAGGGCCGCACGCTGGTGGCGCTCGACTCCCAGGCCCTGGCCTGGACCCTGCGCGAGGGACTGGCCGCAACCATCCTGGATGACTGGCTGGACGAGACCGCCCAGGCCAGCGCCCGCGCCCTGGCCACAAGGCTGGAGACCTCCTGGTTCGAACCCGCCCGCGCCGGGCTCACTTTTGACGGCCTGTGCTGGCCGGAATTCGACCGCGAGGCCCTCTACGCCTACTGGCTCTCCGCCGCCACCGCGCACGGGCTCATGACCGCCCTCGTCGCGCGGGGCGTGCGCGCACTCACGGTCTTCCGCCGCAACCCGCCGCGACCCATGCTCTACTTCGAGCCCGCGGACACCGCCGCCCTGTACTGGGCCGCAGCCTTTCCCGGCCAGGTGGAGAGCGTCGTCCTGCCGGAGCCGCAAGAGGCCGCGACGCCATCCCCGGCCCCGGACGGCGACGCGCAGCCGGATTTTTTTCTGCACGACAACGCGGAACTCCTGCGCGGCCGGGCGGCCGTGTGCCTGAACCCGCTGGAGGTGTTCCGCCTGGGGCGGCACATCCGGGAGCTGCGCGCCGCCTTTGGCGACCGTGTAGTGCTGGTGGTGAACTCGCACCTGCCGGAGCACATTCGGCCCATTGCGCGGGATACCGGGCTGCCCGTG from Humidesulfovibrio mexicanus harbors:
- a CDS encoding Gfo/Idh/MocA family protein, whose amino-acid sequence is MAGAPHGVVLLGCGGIGYRFGRGRNGLGALSHLHAILAQPRLRLLGVADPDPATRAEIARLYGLPAFATAQELFSACPAQAAIIAAPDRTHPELLRLAAAQDLRAVLCEKPLAGSLAEAEELVGLLERAGAALCVNYSRRFLPEYADMRRRMAAGELGRLESLLVYYSRGFRHNASHYLDLLLWWLGEPERVRMDGKRPGITPEDPTVSVTLAYADGLEARLVGLSDGVLRINEIDVIGTRGRLTLDTLGALTHYSPAALPDYPGLTAFTPDAPRQVALDQALPNAAAHLADVLDGAALPVSTGRDSLALHRLMDRILMEDTQ
- a CDS encoding DegT/DnrJ/EryC1/StrS family aminotransferase; amino-acid sequence: MTLALFGGERTIARPFSTYNSIGKAEEDAALRVIRSGTLSGYLGSWNERFYGGPEVLAFETAFAKLFGIKHAVAFNSLSSGLMASVGALGIAPGDEVIVSPWTMSATATAILVWNAIPVFADIEPETFNLDPASVEANITPRTKAVIVTDIFGHAARLDELAAICARHGLKLVEDAAQAPYAKCPQGFAGCVADVGGFSLNCHKLIQTGEGGVMVTADDRIAERMRLIRNHGEAVIGPKGENDIANIIGYNLRYGEIEAAMAAEQLKRLPGLAAMRQATGERLSRGLAGLEGLATPVIRPGCTHVFYIYAPRLDEKAIGVERGLILDALRAEGVPHISPGYQLLHLLPIYQRRTAHGSRGFPWSADFYHGHARYDEGICPVAERLHKHELLALELGPHDYTDEEADLVIAAFRKVWANLDELRARARAGAGK
- a CDS encoding GNAT family N-acetyltransferase codes for the protein MSADATLRTPLLTLEPFGPKHLGQRYVSWLNDPEVVRHSEQRHRAHSLESCRAYAESFAGSPSGLWAMLTRQGGHVGNVTATVDAPNAVAELGILIGERGHWGRDLATQAWTALADHLFRARGLRKIEAGAMEENAAMLRVAHKLGMTPDGRRARRFVLDGREVDAVFFALFREDWLARHPLPPYGPNGEER
- a CDS encoding sulfotransferase, encoding MDASHAAAFRAFGARANLLAVLDHSGRAGNGFVMASFDQHPQVLGCHWAHYLYSYLLSEFGDSPEIGAERARAFILSRTKFGLTMQPMDAEQRAFVRRIGGDPDVPLDREAGLRAFTELLSAGPTISRRDLVLAAYYAFAVAAGRDTSQTAYILTSDAVSLRAEPRARPFSGRIAREMLRDFPQARFISLVRDPRAVFASNRHQFVNVNGNMHGLAPGSLCARLAELASGEPSTEGCVFLHWIVYCASAAKTVYALKTEFAPHFVTLRNEDLNLDFAPTLRGLCRWLGVDFHRPWAEPDFTPTSLGSPWRGAGAYSNTYQTNAHGPLKNDPDNVSRKVTGPNAYVTQRWRSRLSDSETAVIEALFADEMRDLGYAPLHADPRRGLAARLWRPFTGELPAPAWLADGTRLGWRELSRRLFYALALPPFYALSRLALMSFIRRGYFDNPGFRTLPGPAGWPRAENSQGPDA